From Brassica rapa cultivar Chiifu-401-42 chromosome A06, CAAS_Brap_v3.01, whole genome shotgun sequence:
GAACGAACGGACTAAGGGCGGCGATTTCAATTCTATGCAAATCTCACACAAAAACCTCGACGGAGCCGAAGCCGAAGCAGagagagaaatatatatatatatatgtatggagaaaaaaaagaggaatatatacaaaaataaattttgactGCTAAACAAACCGGAATAAACCTGAATAAACCGGACTGGTTAGTTAGTGTTAAGAATTTTTAAAGCAAAGTAAAACCCTAACCGTTCTTCTTCTGCAATTCCCTTTGTTTCTCCCAAAGTCTCTCTGCTTCATTCATCATGCTCTCTCGTTTATTCCAGAGATCTTCGAATCTCCGTCTCGCAACCCTAGTTTCTTCCAAATCCAACTCTCAGATCTTCTCCTCCTTTATCCGTCCGCTTTCCACCAACAGTACCGGCGGCGGAAATGACAACGGGAATGGGGGTAATCGAAATGACGCACCGTGGAGTTTTTCTGGCGTAAACGATGGCAAGTCCgatcctttctcttcttctggATTCGGCTCTGTTGGTGGGGATGGCAAATGGCCTAAGCGATGGAATATGAAGGAGGAAGGAGATGAGAAAGGCGTGTTCGGTGGTAACGAAGGTGAGGTGTCGAATGGCTTTGGAGATGTGAAATCCAGTGGATGGGATGTGCCCTCTAAGCCATGGGAtttgaaggaggaggaggaagatggTAAGGTCGTGTTTGATACCAGTGGCGAGATGCCTGTTAGCTTTGATGACAGCTTAgtgaatgaagaagaagagcgtGCCAAGAAGCAAGTGTTTGAAAGGGAAGAGAAAGAGCTCACTGAGGTTATCAAAGGTCAAAGTCCTCAACTTTCTTAAAAATGTGTCTAGATATGGAATCAGTGTCAAATGGGTAGCTAGTAGTGATGTGAATCTGATCGGATGACTTGGATTTGGATTTGATGATTATTCGAGGCAGTAGCAAGGTTGTGTTATTCATGATTGTTGTATGGACGATATGTTTAAGAGGCATGAGCATTTAGTTAGAAAGAGTTCTCCTTTAGTTAATACTGTGGTGCTTAATGCTTAACAATGCTCAGTCTAGTGAATTGAGTTTTTCGGCTTTACTGATTTGGAACTTACTCTATTGTTGCAGGTCCTGATCGAGCATTTGGAGACCTGATTGCAAAGTCCGGTATCACAGACGAAATGCTAGATAGTTTGATAGCCTTGAAGGATTTCCAAGGGGTCCAAGGGTTGCCTCCTCTGACTGAGATTGAAAACCTGCGACGTGAGAAGAGTTCTAAGAAGTCGTCAAGAGCTGAGATAGAACTCCAGATGCAAGAGGAGATTGCTAAAGCAAGGGTGAGGCAAGTGGATGAAGCTGGGAGAGCCTATGGAACCGGCAGAAGAAAATGCAGCATTGCCCGTGTTTGGATTGTTCCTGGCAAAGGAAAGTTCCTTGTTAACGACAAAGAGTTCGATGTCTATTTCCCTATGCTTGATCACCGTGCCGCTCTTCTCCGCCCGCTTGCTGAAACCAAAACCTTAGGTAGTTGGGATATTAACTGCACTGTTACTGGCGGTGGAACTACAGGTAATAACCCTCTCAACGATCACCTCTTTGGTTATAGTCACTCGTTGCTCAAATTAATAAGCTTATATAACCGTTGTCAACTGTGTTCTCAACTGTTTGGTTCAAAGGTCAAGTTGGAGCTATTCAGTTGGGTATCAGTAGGGCATTGCAAAACTGGGAACCAGATATGCGGACAGCACTTCGAGCTGGTAAGCAAGATACTAAACGCGTTCTAAAATCTGCGTATAATGTTCTTCACCAGAGATACATCATGTTGTCTTATCGATGACTCAGATGTTTCTATTTGATAGGCAGTATTGTTCGGGTTAGATTGATTGTTCTTGATGTTCACCATCTTATTTCTAATCTTGGATACATGTTTGCAGCTGGTTTTTTGACAAGAGACTCTCGAGTTGTGGAAAGGAAGAAACCTGGAAAAGCTAAGGCAAGAAAGAGTTTCCAATGGGTCAAGCGTTAAATCCATACGATATCTTTCTCTTCCGTCTCTGTGTTTCTTCATTTTCATTGGTTCATCTACTTATACCGGGTTTGGAAGAATCACCGCAAAATAATTTGTTGTTTCTTAGTCTTTCTTGCACCAACACATTCCTCTACTACGGCTCTCGAGTCTAGGAAACTTTAGTTGCGTTTGGTCTGTGAGTCAGGACACATAGTTTGTATGTTTTTGTTCCTGTTTCTTCAAAAGGTGCATTGATAATGATCAACATATATGAATCTGATAGAATCATGGTAAGGAGTGTCTAATTCTCATAATTAAAGAAGAATTTATTTcatttggtttatatattttcaatatagaTTAAAACTAAACTGGATACAAATTGGATAAACTCTCTACCACACATTCCAAATTTGACAAACATTGACCAATGAGTTTTCGTAACGACTTTCCATAAAACATGGTTCTCATGTTCGTTTGCCTCTTTGTAATGGTATCTTCAGACACAGAATTGGATCTCTTTCATAACAATCATTCATTATAGAGAGTTGGTTCTGGAATTGTATACTAATAatgaaaaaacaacaaaactcaAAGTGGTACAAAAATAGCAATTAGAAGACTTCACTGATCTACAAAATATCAtctgaaactatatatatactaataaagtGATACAAGTAGCAATTCACAAGGCTTTTTACCAAACGACAAAACATCAGATACGAGAAGAATACAAAATTGTTCCAAACAATTGAAAGAACATTAAAACATCAAATTAGTTTATCTTCTTTATTCGCCTTCCTCATAGCAGAACAAAAGGATGGTTCTTGAGTTCAAGCGTAGACCACCTCTTGTTAACGTCTCTCTCCAAGCATCTGCTCAAGAAATCAAGTGCTTCTTTAGATAACCAAGCCGGTACATGAGGCATGCGATCGCTGTGGCCAATGAGATTGACCCAATCATCAAAGGCAAGATCACCGTATTCTCCCCAAACTGTTGCTCCGGATAACATCTCCAAGACCGTGCATCCAAAGGCCCACACGTCCGCTCCAGAGTCCACAAAGCCATGCCCAATAAGCTCCGGAGACATATACCTCGTGGTGCCTCTCTTGTGGCCGTATCCGTTACCGTACTCGACCGACCCTTTCTCCATAGCTAATCCAAAATCTCCAATCTTGGTCAAGTACCCAGTAGACCTGAACCGGACAGCGGTAGGGGAGAGTAGGAGGTTGTCGGGTTTGATGTCGCAGTGAACGATGTTTCTGTCGTGGATGTAAGTGAGACCAGACAAGACATCTCTAGCGAACACTTTGGCCTCCGACTCAAGAAGCTCGCCGTGGTTATCCTCGATCAAGTCGGCAATGGTTTTGCCAGAGCAATACTCGAGAATCAGATTGTATTGCGTAGAGTAGCCCTCGCGTGCGATCTCGTCGCCGTAGCAACGGACAACGAACGGAGATTCTAAACGGATCATGATCCTGCCTTCTTCCATGAGGCTTGAAGCGTGAGAAAGCTCTGCGGTTTTGATGGCTCTGTCACCTGTATGGTGTGTCTTGCTTTTACTGGTACCTAGATAAACCGAACCGTACGCTCCTGTTCCGAGTAAGAGAAGTTTAACCCACGAGGACGAATTGATTCTGCCTCCGTCTAAGGTTACGTTGTCGGCGGAAGGTTTCTTCGGAAGGGCGGTCTCGAAAGACGCTTTGGTTATCTCTTTGACAGAGATACTAGTatgcttcttcttcatcaagttGGGCTTTCTAACGACCCTCAGAGTAATCTTTGCCATATTCTTCTACGGAGAAGGTGGTTTCGTACGTAGATGGAGGATTAGCAACTTCGTGCTTGTGGAGAATGGAATGTGATGAAAACTAAACAAAAGCTAGGACTGAGTTGGGTGGGACTCAAGTTACCTTTTTTATGCTCTTCtctatttcctttttctttttctttttcctttttttttttttgtcactgctTCTCTATTTCCTTTTTTCGATTAGGGTCAAACCCGAACCGCGTACGACGTGTAATTTCACTTGGACGACGTATCGGGTAATTTTTATTAGtaacttttaataaattttatgtgTTTGGGCCTTTGGGCCAGATAACGAATGGGCCTGTCTCATCCAAGAAATAGCAGTCACCGACTTACTCGGGATCTGAATCTAGGTCGATAGATCGAGGGTTAAGCTATGGAGGCTGGAGATCGAGAAATTGGAGGATCGAATAGTGGAGAAAGATAATTTCTATTGTTGGTAGAGTTCGTTATTATTATCAGCCAAGATGGATGGTTTCAGGGATTAAGTGTCTGTATGTGTGGGCTGAGTAGGCACAATCACAGCTTTTACTCAGATCTGGTTGTGAATGGACCTTCTCCACCCATACCATACAGACCCTTAATCCTGAATCCAAAGCTGGGAGAGAGCCTCTTGCACTTTGTTTGGTTGTTAGTTTCATTCATCATACAAGTCTACCAACACACATGCACTCTGATTTTGGTATGTGTCTCTCTGTCTCTTTTGTTTCACATACATTTTCCGAATGCTCCTTTTCACTAATTTTAAAAGCCAATTTTGTGAATTCGATTTTATATAAAGGGGTTGACGATCTATTTCCCCCTGAGAAGTATCATATATCACTAGATACACACAGACTTTTGATCCCGTTCTATTTCTCCACAAAATAAAAGTTCGAATCCTATATCCCCCCAATTTGAAAGATCGAGTTCTGTTTCCCCATACCGTCGAATTTAATGGTTTACTTGGGTGAACCAGTAGCTAACCAAAATAAACCCATTTTAAACATAACCACACCCGTTTGAAAACCCGACCCTAGTCTTTAAAATCCCCGATTCCTAAAACAATTACAGTCACGAACCCTAACAAATCGAATTGGGGAAATTGATTTGTGGGAGAGATAAGAGAAATTGAAAGATGAGTGATGTTTCTGGAGCTTCAAGTGGGTCGTCAATGGTGCGTTCAAGGAAAAGGGTCGTGGGTGTCCCAAAACAGTGTTGGTGCGGATATGAAATCTCGACTTTGATGTCAAGATCAGACAAAAATCCGTATCGTCGTTACCATAGGTGTTCTTATGCTGTTTCAAAAAAGGTAATGCTTACTCTTATTGATTTGATTGTGCAATAACTCAGATTTTAACTTGATTGATCGATTTTAGCTTGAGAATGATAATCATTTCTTCAAGTGGGTGGATGAGGCATTGTTAGAAGAGATTAATGTTCTGAAGAACAAAATGAGTAATCTTGAAGAATTGGTGAAAGAAGTTATAATGGAACGAGGAGAAAGTGAGAAGAAGGTATTTGAGAAGATGGAGATGAAGCTAGAGACAGAGCTTTTCGACAAGATGGAGGAAGTGTTAAAGGAAGCGAAATGGAGCATGAAGAAGATGTGTGCTGGTATTGTAATAGCTTGTGTTGTTGGGTTTGTCATCATTAAGCTTGTGTGATGGATTTCATTTCGATAAATGTTGTTTAATGCTATGAAGTAGTATGTTCTTGTACTTGACGTTTTTATGTTGTTTAATGAATGAAATTGTTGGTAACTTCTTGGTTATAACCTACATGATCGAGTCATGTCCATACATAAGGAAGAAAATACCAAAATAAGTAGAAGGATTCTTGTTCATCAACCATGAAGATGACAACAACAAAATAGccgaaaaaagagagaagacacAACCCAAAAAATACTTCTTGCTCTTCCTTTCCTACTGTAGTTACCGCTAAAGAACATCAAGCTTGAGAGGATTCACCTTGACTAGCAAAGATTTGAGATGGTTCAGCTTGTGGAGCctataaagattaaaaaaaaagagtcttaTGTAAGTAATGAAAGAAGAACCATATAGAGGATATGAAAAATGAATCATACCTTCTTATGGGGTCCCTCCTTATGAAAACGAATATTGTGGTTAGGCGCACCACAAAGTCCACAATGCATAATGCGCTTCAACGTCTTCGGTTTCTTCTTTACAGGAGACTCATTTTTGCCCTTTTTCCTTTTGTTGTCTTTCTTCTTTTTGCGACCAGGCTGGTCTGGCTCAGGAGCTGGATGCACTTCAGGGGCTGAAGAAGTTGGCCAAAATCGTGCTCCTCTTAATGGTGTTATGCCTTCTTCGTATGTCCTCCTCACATTGTGGTCCGAAACCAGTGACACACAAAATCCTCAGCCTCTAGTTTCCTATCCAAGATGACACCGTATCCATGTTCACAAGGGATCCCAGTGATATCCCATTTGGAACACGTGCATGTTCGCTTCTCCAAATTGACACGGTAAGAACAAGCATCAACATTCACCAACCACATACCATTTGTGCTTCTATAAACAGTACACTGTGATGCTTTTTTGTGCTCCAAAGCGAGTATATCAACCACGTAAGGTGTGCATATGCTCTTGTGATCTTGAGCAATCAGATATCTAGAGGCGATACGCACCATTGCAAGACGCGCAATGGTATTCAACATTGGTACCATTGGCTTTTCACGGGCAGAAACAATGGAGGCGTTGAAAGATTCAGTTGAGTTGTTCTCGACGTCCTCACAATAGTTCCCCAACTTGAAGAAAGCTCTAACCCAAGTCATTGGATTAGTCTTCATCACATCTGCATACACCTCTGAGTCGTAGTTGAACAGCCTATCTAGATTCTCCTTGTACTCCGCCTCATTGTAGCTCCAAGCAAGTTGCCAAATATACTTCTTCATGTCACTCTTCTTTCCATGTTTAGCTTTCACGTTTCCATAAATGTGTCGAACACACATTCTATGCTCCATCTTCGGAAGCTCCAACTGAACTGCCTTGATCAGTCCCTGAAACCGACCACACACAAacataagaaaattatatttttagaaaaaaattacatgataATCAAAGCTTACCTTCTGACGATCGGAGACCATAATATATCCATCACCATCTCCTAAACCCAAGTCTGTCTTGATATGCTTCACAAACCACACCCAATTTGGAGTATTTTCCACTTGAACAACTGCCCAAGCAATGGGGTAGATTGAATTATCCCCATCTCGACCAAGAGCCACTAACAACTGTCCTTTAGTTTTCCCTCTCAAGAATGTGCCATCCATCCCAATAAGAGGTCTACATGTAGCCTGCCATGACCTCCTAAGCACATCGAAACACACATAGAAACGGTCGAACACATATTTTCCTTCCTCATTTCTCTTGGTCTCGACTTCCACCGAAGAGTTGATATTTGACTCGAGAATCTCGGCAGCATAGTCTCGGATTCGAGCAAACTGAGTCTCATACTCCTTCTGAATCCACCCCATTGCTTTATTTCGAGCAGCTTGACATTGTGCTCTAGAAACCGTGATCTTCCACCTCTCCTTGATCAGTTCTTCTATCTTCATTGGcatgaaatattttggttctTCTCTTATCTTATCAACAAACAGCCTAGCTATCACAGGGACCTTAAGCATCTCACATTCTCCATTTGGAACACAGCTGTGTTCATTCTTGTACACTTTAACATACCATCTCTCTGGTTCTCCTTTACTCGAGCAATAAACACGCCACTGACAGTGTGAATCCACATTCCGACCAACACAACTAAAACCAAGTTTAGTTTTGTCATACCTATACTGCTTGATATTGTGACCAGTCTTTAGAGCGTAGTCCAATACCGCCTCTTTGAACGCAACTCCATTGAAGAATACTTGGCCCTCGAAGAGATTCCCATCACCTCTTCTAATTCGATAACGCTCTCTTGTCCTCTGTCGTTTCATTTGTTGCTCTTCACCATCTTCCTCCTCATCTGTATCACTATCATTCTCGGTATCGGGATAGATGTTATGTCGGATGGGAGGTTCGTTGATGAATGCAGCTACATCTTCTTCAACCCGGAAAGCGTgtctctccatctcttcttcGTCGTCTGATTCATCCCTAAGGGAAGGAATCGTGTTTTCACTGACCGTCTCCATTTTTTCTACTTGTAATCAACTAAAATCGGCTGGTAAATCTTTCTAGGTTTCTTTGTCGATGAAGAACACTGGGGATTTGGGGGTTTATGTTTTCGggttaaaccaataacaattgGGTTATAATCGGGTTTTAATCAGGTTTTAATCGGATCTTAAACGGATCTTTTCG
This genomic window contains:
- the LOC117125943 gene encoding uncharacterized protein At4g04775-like, whose product is MSDVSGASSGSSMVRSRKRVVGVPKQCWCGYEISTLMSRSDKNPYRRYHRCSYAVSKKLENDNHFFKWVDEALLEEINVLKNKMSNLEELVKEVIMERGESEKKVFEKMEMKLETELFDKMEEVLKEAKWSMKKMCAGIVIACVVGFVIIKLV
- the LOC117125941 gene encoding uncharacterized protein LOC117125941; amino-acid sequence: METVSENTIPSLRDESDDEEEMERHAFRVEEDVAAFINEPPIRHNIYPDTENDSDTDEEEDGEEQQMKRQRTRERYRIRRGDGNLFEGQVFFNGVAFKEAVLDYALKTGHNIKQYRYDKTKLGFSCVGRNVDSHCQWRVYCSSKGEPERWYVKVYKNEHSCVPNGECEMLKVPVIARLFVDKIREEPKYFMPMKIEELIKERWKITVSRAQCQAARNKAMGWIQKEYETQFARIRDYAAEILESNINSSVEVETKRNEEGKYVFDRFYVCFDVLRRSWQATCRPLIGMDGTFLRGKTKGQLLVALGRDGDNSIYPIAWAVVQVENTPNWVWFVKHIKTDLGLGDGDGYIMVSDRQKGLIKAVQLELPKMEHRMCVRHIYGNVKAKHGKKSDMKKYIWQLAWSYNEAEYKENLDRLFNYDSEVYADVMKTNPMTWVRAFFKLGNYCEDVENNSTESFNASIVSAREKPMVPMLNTIARLAMVRIASRYLIAQDHKSICTPYVVDILALEHKKASQCTVYRSTNGMWLVNVDACSYRVNLEKRTCTCSKWDITGIPCEHGYGVILDRKLEAEDFVCHWFRTTM
- the LOC103873091 gene encoding mitogen-activated protein kinase kinase kinase 17; this encodes MAKITLRVVRKPNLMKKKHTSISVKEITKASFETALPKKPSADNVTLDGGRINSSSWVKLLLLGTGAYGSVYLGTSKSKTHHTGDRAIKTAELSHASSLMEEGRIMIRLESPFVVRCYGDEIAREGYSTQYNLILEYCSGKTIADLIEDNHGELLESEAKVFARDVLSGLTYIHDRNIVHCDIKPDNLLLSPTAVRFRSTGYLTKIGDFGLAMEKGSVEYGNGYGHKRGTTRYMSPELIGHGFVDSGADVWAFGCTVLEMLSGATVWGEYGDLAFDDWVNLIGHSDRMPHVPAWLSKEALDFLSRCLERDVNKRWSTLELKNHPFVLL
- the LOC103873089 gene encoding 30S ribosomal protein S9, mitochondrial, with protein sequence MLSRLFQRSSNLRLATLVSSKSNSQIFSSFIRPLSTNSTGGGNDNGNGGNRNDAPWSFSGVNDGKSDPFSSSGFGSVGGDGKWPKRWNMKEEGDEKGVFGGNEGEVSNGFGDVKSSGWDVPSKPWDLKEEEEDGKVVFDTSGEMPVSFDDSLVNEEEERAKKQVFEREEKELTEVIKGPDRAFGDLIAKSGITDEMLDSLIALKDFQGVQGLPPLTEIENLRREKSSKKSSRAEIELQMQEEIAKARVRQVDEAGRAYGTGRRKCSIARVWIVPGKGKFLVNDKEFDVYFPMLDHRAALLRPLAETKTLGSWDINCTVTGGGTTGQVGAIQLGISRALQNWEPDMRTALRAAGFLTRDSRVVERKKPGKAKARKSFQWVKR